The Dama dama isolate Ldn47 chromosome 3, ASM3311817v1, whole genome shotgun sequence genome has a segment encoding these proteins:
- the LOC133047666 gene encoding eukaryotic initiation factor 4A-I-like, translating to MALGDYMGASCHACIGGTNVRAEVQKLQMEAPHIIVGTPGRVFDMLNRRYLSPKYIKMFVLDEADEMLSRGFKDQIYDIFQKLNSNTQVVLLSATMPSDVLEVTKKLMREPIRILVKKEELTLEGIRQFYINVEREEWKLDTLCDLYETLTITQAVIFINTRRKVDWLTEKMHARDFTVSAMHGDMDQKERDVIMREFRSGSSRVLITTDLLARGIDVQQVSLVINYDLPTNRENYIHRIGRGGRFGRKGVAINMVTEEDKRTLRDIETFYNTSIEEMPLNVADLI from the coding sequence ATGGCCTTAGGAGATTACATGGGTGCCTCGTGCCATGCCTGCATTGGGGGTACCAATGTACGTGCTGAGGTGCAGAAGCTGCAGATGGAAGCCCCTCATATCATCGTGGGTACCCCAGGCCGTGTGTTCGACATGCTTAACCGGAGATACTTGTCTCCCAAATACATCAAGATGTTTGTACTGGATGAAGCTGATGAAATGTTAAGCCGTGGATTCAAGGACCAGATATATGACATATTCCAGAAGCTCAACAGCAACACCCAGGTGGTTTTGCTGTCAGCTACAATGCCTTCTGATGTGCTTGAGGTGACCAAGAAGTTAATGAGGGAACCAATTAGAATTCTTGTCAAGAAGGAAGAGTTGACGCTGGAGGGTATCCGTCAATTCTACATCAATGTGGAACGAGAGGAGTGGAAGCTGGACACACTGTGCGACTTGTATGAAACCCTGACCATTACCCAGGCAGTCATCTTCATCAACACCCGGAGGAAGGTGGACTGGCTCACCGAGAAGATGCATGCCCGAGACTTCACGGTCTCTGCCATGCACGGAGACATGGACCAAAAAGAACGAGACGTTATCATGAGGGAGTTCCGCTCTGGCTCTAGCAGAGTATTGATTACCACTGACCTACTGGCCAGAGGCATTGATGTACAGCAAGTTTCCTTAGTCATCAACTATGACCTCCCCACCAATAGGGAAAACTACATCCACAGAATTGGTCGTGGTGGACGTTTTGGCCGTAAGGGTGTGGCTATTAACATGGTGACAGAAGAAGACAAGAGGACTCTTCGAGACATCGAGACCTTCTACAACACCTCCATTGAGGAAATGCCCCTCAATGTTGCTGACCTCATCTGA